One region of Chryseobacterium sp. SORGH_AS_0447 genomic DNA includes:
- a CDS encoding Crp/Fnr family transcriptional regulator, whose translation MQELIHFIKTGADQLHGDDLPFVISKFHPKTLQKKQLLLKRGQIADRYYFLKSGALRFIYGDDRELTAWIVLPGEFFTEISSFRPQQPTRFNIEAVEETELYYIERKDMEMLYRQLPAWQEFGRKTWESMAMRMIDEIIRFQTLTVEERYLEFLQQPDFMQRVSVKQLASYLGITPNALSRIRKNIH comes from the coding sequence ATGCAGGAACTCATTCATTTCATTAAAACAGGAGCAGACCAGCTTCATGGAGATGATCTGCCTTTTGTAATCTCCAAATTCCATCCGAAAACACTCCAAAAAAAACAGCTGTTGCTGAAACGCGGACAGATTGCAGACCGGTATTATTTCCTCAAAAGCGGGGCACTGCGTTTCATTTACGGGGATGATCGGGAACTGACGGCCTGGATTGTGCTGCCCGGAGAATTCTTCACGGAAATTTCCAGTTTCAGACCCCAGCAGCCGACCCGCTTCAATATAGAAGCTGTTGAAGAAACCGAATTGTATTACATCGAAAGAAAAGACATGGAAATGCTGTACCGCCAGCTGCCGGCCTGGCAGGAATTCGGGAGGAAAACCTGGGAATCCATGGCCATGCGGATGATTGATGAGATTATCCGTTTCCAGACCCTGACCGTGGAAGAACGCTATCTTGAATTTTTGCAGCAGCCGGACTTTATGCAGCGCGTATCGGTGAAACAGCTGGCTTCTTATCTGGGTATTACCCCCAATGCCCTTAGCCGGATCCGGAAAAATATCCACTGA
- a CDS encoding alpha-L-fucosidase: MFIRPKTKTLFLSSLLISSAFFSQAHNVSEGYQKPTDPLVAQNLENWQDLKFGLFMHWGTYSQWGIVESWSLCPEDESWTQRKLEHGKSYYEYVKNYENLQTTFNPTQFNPQKWADAAKKAGMKYVVFTTKHHDGFAMFDTQQSDYKITSPQTPFSKNPKADVTKEIFNTFRNEGFKIGAYFSKPDWHSNDYWWSYFPPKDRNVNYDPKKYPGRWENFKKFTFNQLNEITSKYGKIDILWLDGGWVRPFNTIDPKVEWQRTIKVEQDIDMDKIGTMARKNQPGIIVVDRTVAGKWENYVTPEQAVPEKALDIPWESCITMGDSFSYVPNDNYKSSQKIIETLVKIISRGGNYLMNIAPGPNGDYDAVVYERLKEISGWMDKNQSAVFATRSIAPYHDGNFYYTKSKDGKTVNVFHLDEQTEYKSPSTLHFTIPENYKPKSLKVLGLPGKIQWKKTGNSIDVQLPEQRAGLKFATVIQIVQ; the protein is encoded by the coding sequence ATGTTCATCAGACCGAAAACGAAAACACTATTTCTCTCGTCATTACTTATTTCATCTGCTTTTTTTTCCCAGGCCCACAACGTCTCCGAAGGGTATCAGAAACCTACCGATCCCTTGGTAGCTCAGAATCTTGAAAACTGGCAGGATCTGAAATTCGGGCTTTTCATGCACTGGGGAACGTACAGCCAGTGGGGAATTGTGGAAAGCTGGAGCCTCTGCCCGGAAGATGAATCCTGGACCCAGCGCAAGCTGGAGCATGGCAAATCCTATTACGAATATGTAAAAAACTACGAAAATCTTCAGACGACGTTTAACCCTACCCAATTTAATCCGCAGAAATGGGCAGATGCCGCAAAAAAAGCGGGAATGAAATATGTGGTATTTACCACCAAACACCATGACGGTTTTGCCATGTTCGATACCCAACAGTCTGATTATAAAATTACTTCTCCTCAAACGCCCTTTTCTAAAAACCCGAAGGCGGATGTAACGAAGGAAATATTCAATACCTTCAGAAACGAAGGCTTTAAAATCGGGGCCTATTTCTCTAAACCGGACTGGCATTCCAACGACTATTGGTGGTCTTACTTCCCTCCGAAAGACCGGAATGTGAATTATGATCCCAAAAAATATCCCGGAAGATGGGAGAATTTCAAAAAATTTACTTTTAACCAGCTGAATGAAATCACTTCCAAGTACGGAAAAATCGACATCCTTTGGCTGGACGGAGGCTGGGTGCGCCCCTTTAACACCATCGATCCGAAAGTAGAGTGGCAGCGGACCATTAAAGTAGAACAGGACATCGATATGGATAAGATAGGAACCATGGCGCGGAAAAATCAGCCCGGAATCATTGTTGTAGACCGTACCGTTGCCGGGAAATGGGAAAATTATGTAACGCCGGAGCAGGCCGTTCCGGAAAAAGCACTGGATATTCCGTGGGAAAGCTGCATTACGATGGGTGATTCGTTTTCCTATGTGCCGAACGACAACTACAAATCCTCCCAGAAAATCATAGAAACCCTGGTGAAAATCATTTCCAGGGGTGGAAATTACCTGATGAACATCGCTCCCGGTCCCAATGGGGATTACGATGCTGTGGTGTATGAAAGGTTAAAGGAAATTTCCGGATGGATGGATAAAAACCAATCGGCGGTTTTTGCAACGCGAAGCATCGCTCCTTATCATGACGGAAACTTTTACTATACAAAAAGTAAAGACGGAAAAACGGTGAATGTTTTCCACTTGGATGAACAAACAGAATACAAATCTCCTTCAACCTTACACTTCACCATTCCTGAAAATTATAAGCCAAAATCATTGAAAGTATTGGGACTGCCAGGAAAAATTCAGTGGAAGAAAACAGGAAATTCCATTGATGTTCAGTTACCGGAACAGAGAGCCGGATTAAAATTTGCAACCGTTATCCAAATCGTTCAATAA
- a CDS encoding beta-glucosidase, with protein sequence MKLNFTFIGITLLGSVFISAQKPLYKDPKQPVEVRVQDLLKRMTPEEKFWQCFMIPGDLDNVPKGQYAHGIFGLQVSAGNQGGGAAGQMLTYNANEDAEKLTKKINAIQKYFVEESRLGIPVIPFDEALHGLVREGATAFPQAIGLAATFNPELMKQVSTAIARESKLRGIRQILTPVVNLASDVRWGRTEETYGEDPFLTSVMGVSFVSSFENMGIITTPKHFLANVGEGGRDSYPIHWSKRYLEETHLVPFEKAFHQGKSRSVMTSYNLLDGRPSTANHWLLTEKLKKDWNFKGFVISDASAVGGANVLHFTAKDYDDASAQAINAGLDVIFQTEYKHYQLFIPPFLDGRISKERIDDAVARVLRAKFELGLFENPYVSEKDIEALKKINHKPLAEKAAVESFVLLQNQNHTLPVPENVKRILVVGTDAADARLGGYSGPGNKKVSILEGIRNFVKNKNIEITYSKGIDWNLKKYVTVPAEFLSSGNQKGLKGTYFANSDVKGTPAFERQDEQLNFRWTLYSPNPEKLQPDDYSVRWTGKLQAPESGKYQLGLRGNDGFRLYLNGKLMIDNWEKLSYSTKTVDLDFIKGQKYDVAVEFHENRGEANIELIWNYGLNDYRKDYNDALKLAQEADYIIVTAGIHEGEFQDRSSLSLPGNQEPFIHEVSTLNKPVAVVLVGGSAIKTTDWKDEVGAILDVWYPGEEGGNAVAKVLFGAENPSGKLPVTFPVEEGQLPLSYNHHPTGRGNDYYDLSGEPLYPFGFGLSYSTFEISGLELNQSAYSANDTIIAKVNVKNTGSKLGSEVVQLYVKDLLASVSRPIIELKGFQKVHLKPGESKQISIEVPVKELKFLDENMNWTVEKGTYRILVGNSSKNLPLKQNIEIK encoded by the coding sequence ATGAAATTAAATTTTACATTCATTGGAATTACATTATTGGGTTCCGTTTTTATATCTGCCCAGAAACCGTTGTATAAAGATCCGAAACAGCCTGTAGAAGTCAGGGTGCAGGATCTGCTGAAAAGAATGACGCCTGAAGAAAAGTTCTGGCAGTGTTTCATGATTCCCGGCGATCTTGATAATGTTCCGAAAGGCCAGTACGCTCATGGGATTTTCGGGCTTCAGGTAAGTGCCGGAAACCAGGGCGGCGGTGCGGCCGGGCAGATGCTCACGTACAATGCGAATGAGGATGCGGAAAAGCTGACCAAAAAAATCAATGCCATCCAGAAATATTTTGTCGAAGAATCAAGATTGGGAATTCCGGTCATTCCGTTTGATGAAGCGCTGCACGGACTGGTGCGGGAAGGTGCCACGGCTTTCCCGCAGGCCATCGGCCTTGCCGCGACGTTTAATCCTGAATTGATGAAGCAGGTTTCAACAGCCATTGCCAGAGAATCAAAATTGAGAGGGATCCGGCAGATTTTAACCCCGGTGGTGAATCTGGCGAGCGATGTCCGTTGGGGAAGGACCGAGGAGACGTATGGCGAAGATCCTTTCCTGACTTCGGTTATGGGCGTTAGTTTCGTCAGCTCCTTTGAGAATATGGGAATTATCACCACGCCGAAACACTTTTTGGCAAACGTCGGCGAAGGCGGCCGCGATTCATATCCGATCCACTGGAGCAAAAGATACCTGGAGGAAACGCACTTGGTTCCTTTTGAAAAAGCCTTTCATCAGGGGAAAAGCCGTTCGGTAATGACTTCGTACAATCTGCTGGACGGCAGGCCTTCGACCGCAAACCATTGGCTGCTGACGGAAAAATTAAAAAAAGACTGGAATTTTAAAGGCTTCGTGATTAGCGATGCCAGTGCTGTCGGCGGAGCCAATGTACTGCATTTTACGGCGAAGGATTATGACGATGCCTCGGCACAGGCCATCAATGCCGGGCTGGATGTCATTTTTCAGACCGAATATAAGCATTACCAGCTTTTCATCCCGCCTTTCCTGGACGGACGGATTTCAAAAGAAAGAATCGACGATGCGGTGGCCAGGGTACTGAGGGCAAAATTTGAACTCGGACTTTTTGAAAACCCGTACGTTTCCGAAAAGGACATTGAAGCTTTAAAGAAAATCAACCATAAGCCCCTGGCGGAAAAAGCAGCCGTCGAATCTTTTGTCCTGCTTCAAAATCAGAATCATACGCTACCTGTTCCGGAAAATGTAAAAAGGATATTGGTAGTGGGAACCGATGCAGCTGATGCAAGACTGGGTGGTTACTCAGGGCCGGGAAATAAAAAGGTAAGCATCCTCGAAGGAATCCGGAATTTTGTAAAAAATAAGAATATTGAAATTACCTATTCAAAAGGGATCGACTGGAACCTGAAAAAGTATGTAACCGTTCCCGCTGAATTTTTATCTTCCGGAAATCAGAAAGGGCTGAAAGGAACTTATTTTGCCAATTCGGATGTAAAAGGAACTCCCGCTTTTGAAAGACAGGACGAACAGCTGAATTTCAGGTGGACTTTATACTCGCCAAATCCTGAAAAGCTGCAGCCTGACGATTACAGTGTCCGGTGGACCGGAAAATTACAGGCACCGGAATCCGGAAAATACCAGTTAGGTCTTCGCGGAAACGACGGGTTCAGGCTTTATCTCAACGGAAAATTAATGATCGACAATTGGGAAAAGCTGAGTTATTCCACCAAAACCGTAGATCTCGATTTTATTAAAGGTCAGAAATATGATGTGGCTGTGGAATTCCATGAAAACAGGGGAGAAGCCAACATCGAGCTGATCTGGAATTACGGACTGAACGATTACCGTAAAGATTATAACGATGCCTTAAAACTGGCGCAGGAAGCAGATTACATCATCGTAACCGCCGGAATTCACGAAGGTGAGTTTCAGGACCGGTCGTCTTTAAGCCTTCCGGGAAACCAGGAACCATTCATTCATGAAGTTTCAACATTAAACAAACCGGTTGCCGTAGTTTTGGTAGGTGGCTCTGCCATAAAAACAACGGATTGGAAAGATGAGGTCGGGGCCATTCTCGACGTCTGGTATCCGGGGGAAGAGGGAGGAAATGCCGTAGCGAAAGTGTTGTTCGGAGCAGAAAACCCGTCGGGAAAATTACCGGTTACTTTCCCGGTGGAAGAGGGGCAGCTGCCTTTATCCTACAACCATCATCCGACCGGTAGAGGAAACGATTATTATGACCTGAGCGGCGAACCGTTATATCCGTTCGGATTCGGGTTAAGCTATAGCACTTTTGAAATTTCCGGGCTTGAATTAAATCAGTCAGCCTATTCTGCCAACGATACGATCATTGCTAAAGTCAACGTAAAAAATACAGGCTCAAAATTAGGAAGTGAAGTGGTACAGCTGTATGTGAAAGACCTGCTGGCTTCGGTTTCAAGACCTATTATTGAACTGAAAGGTTTTCAGAAGGTGCATTTAAAACCTGGAGAATCAAAACAAATTTCCATTGAAGTCCCGGTGAAAGAACTGAAATTTTTGGACGAAAATATGAACTGGACGGTTGAAAAAGGGACATACCGGATTTTGGTTGGGAATTCCTCAAAGAATCTTCCGCTGAAACAGAATATAGAAATTAAATAG
- the lpdA gene encoding dihydrolipoyl dehydrogenase, whose product MNYDIIVIGSGPGGYVTAIRAAQLGFKTAIIEKENLGGICLNWGCIPTKALLKSAQVFHYINHAEDYGLNKVEGSFEFPNVIQRSRGVANKMSKGIEFLMKKNKIDVIMGTAKVQKGKKVSVTDKEGKTTEYTGTNIIIATGARSRELPNLPQDGKKVIGYRQALSLPEQPKSMIVVGSGAIGVEFADFYNTMGTKVTVVEFMPNIVPVEDEEISKHLEKSLKKTGIEIMTNASVESVDTSGEGVKATVKTAKGNITLEADILLSAVGIAANIENIGLEEVGIQTDKGRVLVNEWYETSVPGYYAIGDIIPTQALAHVASAEGITCVEKIKGMHVEKIDYGNIPGCTYCHPEVASVGLTEKQAKEKGYEIKVGKFPLSASGKATANGNTDGFIKVIFDAKYGEWLGCHMIGEGVTDMVAEAVVARKLETTGHEIIKSIHPHPTVSEAIMEAAAAAYGEVIHI is encoded by the coding sequence ATGAACTACGATATTATTGTCATCGGAAGTGGTCCTGGTGGATATGTTACAGCGATCAGAGCAGCACAATTGGGTTTCAAAACTGCCATTATCGAGAAGGAAAACTTAGGAGGGATCTGCCTGAACTGGGGATGTATTCCGACAAAAGCTTTGTTAAAATCTGCGCAGGTTTTTCATTATATCAACCACGCTGAAGATTACGGACTGAATAAAGTGGAAGGAAGCTTCGAATTCCCGAACGTGATCCAGAGAAGCCGTGGGGTAGCCAACAAAATGAGCAAAGGGATTGAGTTCCTGATGAAGAAAAATAAGATCGATGTGATCATGGGAACGGCAAAAGTTCAGAAAGGTAAAAAAGTTTCCGTTACCGATAAGGAAGGAAAAACAACCGAATATACAGGAACGAACATCATCATTGCAACCGGTGCACGTTCAAGAGAATTGCCGAACCTTCCGCAGGACGGTAAAAAAGTAATCGGTTACCGACAGGCTTTGTCTCTTCCGGAGCAGCCGAAATCAATGATCGTTGTAGGTTCAGGAGCGATCGGGGTAGAATTTGCCGATTTCTATAACACGATGGGAACAAAAGTTACTGTTGTTGAATTCATGCCGAACATCGTTCCGGTAGAAGATGAAGAAATCTCCAAGCACCTTGAAAAGTCCCTTAAAAAAACAGGCATCGAGATCATGACCAATGCTTCAGTAGAAAGCGTGGATACCAGCGGTGAAGGCGTAAAAGCTACGGTAAAAACAGCGAAAGGGAACATTACCCTGGAAGCGGATATTTTACTTTCTGCCGTAGGAATTGCTGCCAACATCGAGAACATCGGTTTGGAAGAAGTAGGCATCCAGACGGATAAAGGAAGAGTATTGGTAAACGAATGGTATGAAACTTCAGTTCCGGGTTACTACGCGATCGGAGACATCATCCCGACTCAGGCTCTGGCACACGTTGCTTCTGCAGAAGGAATTACCTGTGTAGAGAAAATCAAGGGAATGCACGTGGAAAAAATCGATTACGGCAATATCCCGGGATGTACGTACTGTCACCCTGAAGTTGCTTCTGTAGGTCTTACCGAAAAGCAGGCTAAAGAAAAAGGCTACGAGATCAAGGTAGGAAAGTTCCCGCTTTCTGCCAGCGGAAAAGCGACGGCGAACGGAAATACCGATGGTTTCATCAAAGTAATTTTCGATGCGAAATACGGTGAATGGTTAGGCTGTCACATGATCGGAGAAGGGGTTACCGATATGGTAGCAGAAGCGGTTGTGGCAAGAAAGCTTGAAACGACTGGTCACGAAATCATCAAATCCATCCACCCGCACCCGACGGTTTCCGAAGCGATTATGGAAGCTGCAGCAGCTGCTTACGGTGAAGTGATCCACATTTAA
- a CDS encoding PH domain-containing protein: MFKKLAAEALGLGDIGKIISSQDYDKVDSDDYILSEDNEKIFFLIKSRRDEYCFTNRALIHIDGASALDKKRVLKRYEYYQFPFSNIALQTAGTIDLDVEISFNIGNVPMMISVAKGQIDQLKDLYKTLLAIQQEVHHNHSLLNFSNDSIQKAITSVASGKQENVSKSQELRAINEYIFAWNTTSFDKYNQKDFSRIFEKYINN, translated from the coding sequence ATGTTTAAAAAACTGGCTGCGGAAGCTTTGGGACTGGGAGATATCGGAAAAATTATTTCTTCTCAGGATTATGACAAGGTAGATTCTGACGATTATATCCTGTCTGAAGACAACGAGAAAATTTTCTTCCTGATCAAATCCAGAAGAGATGAATACTGTTTTACCAACCGGGCTTTGATCCACATTGACGGCGCAAGCGCTTTGGATAAGAAAAGGGTTCTGAAGAGATACGAATATTATCAGTTTCCATTTTCCAACATCGCCTTACAGACGGCAGGAACCATCGACCTGGATGTCGAGATTTCATTCAATATCGGGAATGTTCCGATGATGATCAGTGTGGCGAAAGGCCAGATCGATCAACTGAAAGACCTGTACAAAACATTGCTGGCAATTCAGCAGGAAGTTCACCACAACCATTCGCTGCTGAACTTTTCCAACGACAGCATCCAGAAAGCCATTACTTCGGTGGCTTCCGGAAAGCAGGAAAATGTTTCGAAAAGCCAGGAATTAAGAGCCATCAACGAATATATTTTCGCCTGGAACACCACCAGTTTCGATAAATATAACCAGAAAGATTTTTCAAGAATCTTTGAAAAGTATATTAATAATTAG
- a CDS encoding patatin-like phospholipase family protein produces the protein MNSEKIGLVLSGGGTKGIAHAGVLKFLAEKNITIDVLSCCSAGSIVGCLYAIGKKPEEILEFFKSIYFFNWKHFAFNQPGLVSSVIFRNYLNPVFGEMKLEDLDKEVKIVATELVGGTEKIFDSNFKIVDAIIASCSIPGVTTPYIIDDEMYCDGGVLNNFPADIIRKDCDKLIGVFVSPPHDIKISDLKSIKAIVSRSYDLLSYRIEKIKFDHCDWFISSQELSTYGTFERRKDRLEQIFNIGYQAAKDSFDESRFYTEVKKEERIV, from the coding sequence ATGAATTCTGAGAAAATAGGACTTGTGTTATCCGGCGGCGGAACCAAAGGGATTGCGCATGCCGGGGTTTTAAAATTCTTAGCCGAGAAAAATATTACGATCGATGTGCTGTCCTGCTGCAGCGCCGGTTCTATCGTAGGGTGTCTCTATGCCATCGGTAAAAAGCCGGAAGAAATTCTGGAATTCTTCAAATCGATCTATTTTTTCAACTGGAAACACTTTGCGTTCAACCAGCCCGGGTTGGTTTCATCGGTGATCTTCAGGAATTACCTGAATCCTGTTTTCGGGGAGATGAAATTGGAAGATCTGGATAAAGAGGTAAAAATTGTCGCTACGGAACTGGTCGGCGGCACTGAAAAGATTTTCGACAGTAATTTTAAAATTGTAGATGCCATTATTGCTTCGTGTTCTATTCCGGGAGTAACGACCCCTTATATCATTGACGATGAAATGTACTGCGACGGCGGTGTGCTGAACAATTTTCCGGCAGATATCATCCGGAAAGACTGCGATAAGCTGATCGGTGTTTTTGTGTCGCCGCCGCATGATATTAAGATCAGTGATCTGAAATCCATCAAAGCCATCGTTTCCCGTTCCTACGACTTACTTTCTTATCGCATCGAAAAGATAAAATTCGATCACTGCGACTGGTTTATTTCATCTCAGGAACTCTCTACTTACGGCACTTTTGAAAGAAGAAAAGACCGTCTGGAACAGATTTTCAACATCGGTTACCAGGCTGCAAAAGACAGCTTCGATGAAAGCCGGTTTTACACCGAAGTAAAAAAGGAAGAACGTATTGTTTGA
- a CDS encoding SPFH domain-containing protein — protein MTQIPDNAVGIITTMEGSPLEEGQIAGKIINGHNKFQDVDTFLNSGGYKGLQEQVILAGSYFLNPWFTKVEMVKMTEIPIGHVGVIISYVGEDGKDLSGVDFKHGNIVEKGHKGVWAEPIGPGKYPINPYIMKVELVPTTNLVLNWAYERSESHQLDKNLSTITVRSKDGFPFNLDVSQIIHIPTYEAPKVIARFGNMINLVSQVLEPTIGNYFRNSAQDSDVIAFLGSRKERQQSAKDHISSVLEQYNVNAVDTLIGAIVPPESLMKTLTDRKLAEEQKITYETEMLAQETRQALEKETAVADMQKEIVKADQGVVIAERIADASVKKATGDANSVRLQATAEGDRLKLLATGEAEKTRLLAKAEAEKIELLAKASAEQISLTGNAEAEKILAIGKSNAESYKLSVEAMGGNNFTQLKIMENIANQNVRIMPEVLIGGNGDAANGGISGLLGLQLLEQVQKKNMGTSVVMEEKQENNA, from the coding sequence ATGACGCAGATCCCCGATAATGCGGTAGGAATTATTACCACGATGGAAGGAAGTCCGCTGGAAGAAGGCCAGATTGCCGGAAAGATCATTAATGGGCACAATAAATTTCAGGATGTGGATACTTTCTTGAACAGCGGAGGCTATAAAGGACTTCAGGAACAGGTGATCCTGGCGGGCTCTTATTTTCTCAACCCATGGTTTACCAAAGTAGAGATGGTAAAAATGACGGAAATTCCGATCGGGCATGTAGGAGTGATCATCAGCTACGTGGGAGAAGACGGCAAAGATTTAAGCGGTGTGGATTTCAAGCACGGAAATATTGTAGAGAAAGGACATAAAGGAGTCTGGGCAGAACCGATCGGCCCCGGAAAATATCCGATCAATCCATATATCATGAAAGTGGAGCTGGTTCCGACCACCAATCTGGTTTTAAACTGGGCCTACGAAAGAAGTGAATCCCACCAACTCGATAAAAACCTTTCGACCATTACGGTACGGAGTAAAGACGGTTTCCCTTTCAACCTGGATGTTTCACAGATCATTCATATTCCGACTTATGAAGCACCGAAAGTTATCGCACGCTTCGGAAATATGATCAATCTCGTAAGCCAGGTGCTGGAACCGACGATTGGAAACTATTTCAGGAATTCGGCGCAGGACAGCGACGTCATTGCTTTTCTCGGAAGCCGTAAAGAAAGACAGCAATCCGCCAAAGACCATATCAGCAGCGTATTGGAGCAGTACAATGTAAATGCCGTGGATACCCTGATCGGAGCCATCGTTCCTCCGGAAAGTTTAATGAAGACCTTGACCGACCGTAAGCTGGCTGAAGAGCAGAAGATCACCTACGAAACCGAAATGCTTGCCCAGGAAACCCGCCAGGCCCTGGAAAAGGAAACGGCTGTGGCCGATATGCAGAAAGAAATTGTAAAAGCCGACCAAGGAGTCGTGATTGCGGAAAGAATTGCCGATGCATCCGTGAAAAAAGCAACCGGAGACGCCAATTCCGTAAGGCTGCAGGCGACTGCGGAAGGGGACAGGCTGAAGCTACTGGCCACCGGGGAAGCGGAAAAGACCAGACTGCTCGCTAAAGCCGAAGCCGAAAAAATAGAATTGCTGGCCAAAGCAAGCGCGGAGCAGATTTCACTCACCGGTAATGCAGAAGCAGAGAAGATCCTGGCTATCGGTAAATCCAACGCCGAATCGTATAAGCTATCCGTGGAAGCGATGGGCGGAAATAACTTCACCCAGTTAAAAATCATGGAAAATATCGCCAACCAGAACGTAAGAATTATGCCGGAAGTTTTGATCGGCGGAAACGGTGATGCCGCAAACGGCGGGATCAGCGGGCTTCTCGGACTGCAGCTGTTGGAACAGGTGCAAAAGAAAAATATGGGAACTTCTGTCGTAATGGAAGAAAAGCAGGAAAACAATGCTTAA